The Canis aureus isolate CA01 chromosome 22, VMU_Caureus_v.1.0, whole genome shotgun sequence genome has a window encoding:
- the LOC144294258 gene encoding uncharacterized protein LOC144294258, whose amino-acid sequence MCNPEAFFTGGFRMEADSSLCPFQEEDLPSLQHIQDDELWLLLPSALAFLLLSARTSSHVGSLQLPEEVKEMQVLAAGTGCKATGDKDFRAAGKPGLRCFSGQRCTRESRVPLRLTLGARRKAPEFTPRRRCKRTAGLRQRLAAPRARSVGRASRRAARRWRRGPARGRGRARGGLGARRAVTAARRGGASRPPAGEPWREAAPRRPHQCPRPQQRPRPPPRGPRRRRRRPPAPRARDARAPRARRPRERGRAGGSAGQPEHPTTPAPRSRGPRARERQVGGGRREEGAPEPGPEPEPEPEPAACAPAPPGRLLRREAEPPGGRGPAEDSEAEAASGAGRPGAPRGRPPGPRLLGIPCKKPLLVCQTDRGLSTRLPQTPATGPPMAVGTSP is encoded by the exons ATGTGCAACCCTGAAGCATTCTTCACAGGAGGCTTCCGAATGGAAGCCGACTCCAGTTTGTGTCCTTTTCAGGAAGAAGACCTACCCTCTCTGCAGCACATCCAAGATGATGAGCTATGGCTGCTCCTGCCTTCTGCCCTTGCCTTTTTGCTCTTGTCCGCAAGAACGTCATCCCATGTG GGCAGCCTTCAGTTGCCTGAAGAGGTGAAGGAGATGCAGGTGCTGGCAGCTGGCACTGGCTGTAAGGCCACGGGAGATAAAG ACTTCCGAGCTGCAGGAAAGCCTGGCCTTCGTTGCTTTAGTGGCCAACGGTGCACGCGAGAGTCCCGTGTGCCCCTCAGACTGACCCTAGGCGCGCGCCGAAAGGCGCCCGAGTTCA CCCCGCGGCGCAGGTGCAAGCGCACGGCGGGCCTCCGGCAGCGGCTCGCTGCGCCCCGGGCGCGCTCCGTCGGGCGAGCATCCCGGAGGGCGGCTCGCAGGTGGCGGCGCGGGCCGGcgcgcgggcggggccgggcaAGGGGAGGGCTCGGCGCGCGTCGGGCGGTGACGGCAGCGCGGAGGGGAGGCGCGAGCCGCCCGCCCGCGGGGGAGCCATGGCGAGAGGCCGCGCCGCGGCGCCCGCATCAGTGCCCCCGTCCGCAgcagcgcccccgcccgccgccccggggcccgCGCCGTCGCCGTCGCCGTCCCCCCGCGCCCCGAGCCCGTGACGCCCGCGCGCCGCGAGCGAGGCGCCCCCGCGAGAGGGGCCGCGCGGGAGGGAGCGCGGGGCAGCCGGAGCACCCCACGACCCCCGCGCCCCGGAGCCGCGGACCCCGAGCCCGCGAGCGCCAGgtcggcggcgggcggcgggaggagggggcgccggagccggggccggagccggagccggagcccgagcccgccGCGTGCGCCCCGGCGCCGCCCGGCCGCCTGCTGCGGAGGGAAGCGGAGCCGCCGGGCGGCCGGGGCCCGGCCGAGGACAGCGAAGCGGAGGCAGCCAGCGGAGCCGGGCGCCCGGGAGCCCCGCGCGGGAGGCCCCCGGGGCCGCGCCTGCTCGGG